Genomic window (Egicoccus halophilus):
TGACGATCCGGGTCGGATGACGTCGGGCCGGGCACCACGGCCGGCCGGGCCGTGGTGCGACGGGAGGTCGACACCGGCTCCGGTACCGGGCCGACGAGGCTCCACCGTCCCGACACCGTGCCGTTGCCCGGCGTGCCGCGATCGGCCGCCGGTGTTGCCGACGTCGCCCGGCGGCGCGTCCGGAGCGCGGTGTCCGCACGACACGTGCTGCGGCGGCGGTCTCGGACGTTGTCTTTCTTCGGCGCGGGTCTCGCGCGGCGCAGCACAGGGAACGGGGAACGGATGACGACGGCGACACGGCTGCTCGGCGCGGTGCTGGCCGGCGCGATGACGCTGACCGTGCTGGGGGCGACGCCCCCGTCGGCGGCGTCGGCCCAGACCGAACCGGCCCCGGACGCCGCCCCCGACGGTGTGCCTGCTGCGCCGGACGGGGCGCCGCCAGCGCCCGACGGGGATTCTCCGGCGCCGGGGGAGCTCGAGCTCGCGCCGCCCGTCCTCGCGCCACCGGACGAGGAGGCAGCGGAGCAAGCGCCCGATGCCGCGACCACCCAGGACGCCACGACCGCGCACGGGTCGCTGTGCCTGGGCTTCTCGGGCATCGACCGCGACAACCCCGTCGCGCAGGTGCTGCGCGGCGAGGTGGTGCTCACCAGCCGGCCGGCGGTGCAGGTGGTGCGCAACGGTCGGGTCGACTGGGACCTGGACCCCTACGACGACGCGACGTGGCGGCTGTGGTTCTCGTCGCTGCGCTGGACCGGCGCGCTGATCCGCGCCGACGACCCGGCGGCGGTGGACCGCGCGGTCGAGATCGCCCACGACTGGGTCCGGACCCACGACGTCGCCCGCCTGCGTGGCCAGGACGCCGAGGCGGTGCGCCACCGGGCGAACGTGCTGCTGTGTCTGCGCGAGCGCGTCGGCGGACGCGACTGGCTCGACCGGTCGCTGGCCGACCACGCCGACTTCCTGCTCGCCAACTACAGCGGGGACTGGAACCACGGCCTCGATGACAACCTCGCGCTGTACGGCGTCGGTTGCACCCTCGGGCGGACCGACCTGCGCCGCGCCGCCCTGCAGCGCAACGACAACCTGGCGCGGGTCGCGCTGCACCCGGGCGGCGGGAGCAACGAGCAGGCCGTCGGCTACGACCTCTACGTCAACCGGCGCTTCCGGCTCCTGCTGGACATGGCGCAGCGGTGTGGCGACCCGGTCGACGCGACCACCCGTCGGCTCGTCGACGCCATGCCCGCCTTCCTCGCCCATGCGACCAAGCCGAACGGCTACCTGCCCAACATCGGCGACGGCTACGCCTACGACCGTCCCGACGACCTCGTCGGCACGCCGATGGAGTACGCGCGCACGGCCGGGGAACGGGGCACGCCCCCCGGCGCGCGCGCCGCGATCTTCGAGGTCGGCTACGCGTTCGGGCGCAGTGGCTGGGGGCAGGGCACCCGGAGCTTCGCCGACGAGAGCTGGTGGTCGGCCCGGTTCGGCCCCGCGCGCGACGTCCACGGTCACGAGGACCGCACGTCGATCCTGTGGCACGCCCGCAACGCCGACCTGCTGGTCGACTCGGGCCACGTCGGCTACGAGACCTCGGCCTACCGGCAGTTCCTGCGCAGCCCGCAGGCCCACAACGTCCTGACGGTGGAGGGCGAGCCGTGGCGCAGCAGCCCCACCCGCCTCACCCGCTCCGAGCTGCGTGCCGGCGCGGACTTCTTCGAGTTCGACGACCGCTCGTACCCCGGCGCCCCTCGTCAGCGCAGCGTGCTGGTGGCGTCCGACCCCGAGGTGGTGGTCGTCTTCGACCGTGCCAGCACCCGCACCGACCGCACCTTCGTGCAGCGGTGGCACCTGGCACCGGACATGACCGCCACGCCGGTCGGCCGCTCGTACGCGGACGCACGCACCGCCGACGGCCGGACCCGGCTCGTCGTGCAGCAGGTGCCGCTGCCCGGCCAGCAGTTGCCGCCCGGCTCGACCCAGGTCGTCCGCGGCCGCACGGAGCCGCTGCAGGGCTGGCGGTCGTTCCGCGTGCGTGAGCGCACCCCCGCGCCCACCGTGGAGCTGCGGCGCGTCGGCACCTCGACCCAGCAGCTGACCGTGCTCGCCGCCGGAGACCCGTCGGCGGACGTCTCCACCGACCTGCGTCGTCTCGACGACGGCTGGCTGCTGCTGCGGGTGCGCGTCGGCGCCGAGTCGCTCGACGTGCGCATCAGCCCGGGTGGCTACCTCGGACGCGCGTCGGCACCACGCCACCGGGGCACGTTCGTCGACGACGACGACAACGTGCACGAGGACGCGATCGAGCGACTCGTCGCCCGTGGGATCACCGCCGGGTGCTCCACGATCGGGCCGCGCTACTGCCCCGACGCGAACGTGACGCGCGGGCAGCTGGCCTCCTTCCTCGCGCGGGCGTTGCAGCTGCCGCCGGCGACGGGCGACCACTTCACCGACGACACGGGCAGTGCCCACGAGGCGGCCATCAACCAGGCCTACGAGGCCGGCATCGTCCGCGGTGTCGGCGGTGACCGGTTCCGCCCCGACGTCCCGGTGAGCCGGGCCGCGGCGGCGACGATGCTGGTCAACGGCTTCGACCTGCCGCCGGCGAGTCGTGACCACTTCCGCGACGACGACGGCACCACGCACGAGGACGCGATCAACCGGCTCGCCGAGGCAGGCGTCACCAGCGGGTGCACGCGTGACGGTGGGAACTACTGCCCGAGCCGGAGCCTGACGCGTGGGCAGGTGGCGACGCTGCTGGTCGCCGCCCTCGAGCTGCGGTGACCGCGGGGCGGGCGCGAACGGCTCAGCCCCAGGCCCGACGCCAGGCGTCGGCCGTCGCCCAGAAGTCGTCGGCGGGCGCCTCGGGGGCGAACAGCCAGTTGAGGTACTCGTAGCCGGTGTCGCCGGTCACCGGTGCCTCGGCGTCGGGGCCGTTGCCGTCGAGGCGGTAGGTGCGGTAGCCGAGCTCGTCGAGCTGCGGCTGCAGGCGCTCCTCGGCCCCGCGTCCCGGCAGCACCTCGCAGACGAGCCACGGACGATGGTCGGCCAGCGTCCTCGCCGCCCCCTCGAGCACGTCCGGTTCGGTCGTCTCGGTGTCGATCTTCAACAGCGTCGGGGTGGCGCTGCGGGCGGCGACGTCGTCGTCGAGCCGTCGGATGCGCACGTCGATCTTGCGGGTCGAGGGGCGGAACCGCTCGTTGAGCGACGACGACGCGTCCGACTGGTCCGAGAGGTGGAAGGTCGCGGCCGCGTCCTCCCGCCCGAAGGCGAGCTGCAGGATCTCGATCTCCAACCGGTTGCGCCGTACCAGCCGGCGGCCGACCTCCACCAGCTCCGGCGTCGGTTCGACCGCGATCAGTTCGTGCGCGGGCGCGAGGCCGGCACGCACGAGCAGTCCGGCGGTCAACGCGAACACGCCGATGTTGGCCCCGATGTCGTACACCAGCCCCGCCGGCCGGTGTTGCAGCGCGGCACACCACACGGCCAGGGTGTCGGGTTCGTAGCCGGCCAGTCCGACCTCCTGCAGCCGCCGGGCGACGAACGCCCGCGGTGGGGCCTCGATCACCAGCGGCGGCAGCGGAGCCGTGCCGGCGGGGACCGGGAGCCGGGTCGTGAACCGCCGCTGGGTCAGCATCGGGGCCGGTGCCGGCCGTTGGGCTGCCTCCGGCGGGCCGCTCACCGCGGCGGCCGCGCTCGGCGCCGTCGTGCGGCCCGTGGCCGCGGTGGCCGGGCCGCCACGCCCGGGGCCGGCGCCCCACCGGCGGCGGGCACGTCGCAGCAGACCACGGGCGATCCGGACCGCGACGTTCATGGCATCAACCGTGTCCCTGGAGCGTCGGTGGGCAGGTCCTCGACGAGGATCCGCCGCCACTGCTCGACCACCGCCGGGAGGTCGAAGGCGTCGGCGACCTGCCGCCGGGCGACGTGCGCTGCCTCGTCCCAGTCACCGCCGTGGACGAGGTCGAGGATGCGCTCGACCATCGCCTCGACGTCGGTCTGGATCCACTGGTCGGCGTAGATGGTGTCGGCCCCCGGCCAGTCGCGCACCAGCGGCACGGCGCCCGAGGCCATGCCCTCGGCGGGGGAGAGGTGGAACGACTCGTCGTCGCTGGTCGAGAGCACGAAGCCGATCTTGCGCAGCCACGCCGCCACGTCGGGGCCGAACCCGTCGAAGACGACGCCGTCGCGCAACGACGACGAGGACTGCAACCGGTCCAGGCTGGCCTGCAGTTCCCGCTGTTCGTCGTGGTTCTTCCAGATCCACCAGTAGTCCCACGACAGCTTCGACTTCACGAAGAGGGTGAACCGGGGGTCGACGGCCCGCAGCCGCTCGACGACGTCGATGCCGAGGTCGAGACGCTTGCGGGTGACCGGCGACACCCCGATCATCCCGAGGTGGAAGCGGGCCGCCGGGTCCTTGGGCCGGTCGAAGGCGTGGACGTCGACCCAGTTCGGGATCGTCACCACGCGTTCGGGGGCGAAGTCGGTCAGCTCGCGGGTCAGCTTCGCGTAGTGCGGGCTGACGGCGATGACCTGGTCGACGGCGTCGTGCTGGACCTCGGCGGGGTAGCCGGTGTAGAGCTCGAAGCGGTGCAGGCGCAGGATCAGGCGCTGCCCGTCGCGCTTGTGGCGCGAGTACCAGGCCGCGTTGCGGCCGCACCACTCCAGGATCACGACGTCCGCCCAGGCCACCAGCTCGCGGGAGGTCGCCTCGTCGTGGTCGTTGAGCGACGCCCAGGTGTCGAGGCGCACCTCGACCTGGGGCAGGGCGCGGAGGTCGTCGAGGATGCGGGTGAAGAACTTCAGGTCGTGGCTGGCCACCACGACCCGCAACGGTCGCCCGCCGTCGCGGGTGAGCTCGGGCGCGTCGGGGAAGACCCGGTCGAGCTCGGCGCGCAGGTCCTCGCTGGCACGCCGCAGGGTGTAGGCCGCCGCGGCCGTCCGGCAGCGTTCCGCGGCCAGCTTCCACCGCTCGCCGTCGCGGGTCACCTCGACCAGCGCGTCGACCACGTCGTCCTCGCTGGCGGCGAACAGCGGGTAGTCGGCGCCGAGCAGGGCCTCGTGGGCCGGCGTGCGATTGAGCACCACCGGCAGGCCGAGCGAGCCGTACTCGAGCACCTTGGTCGACAGCTCGAGGCTGGCGTCGAGCTCCGCGTCGCGCCACGACAGGCCCACGTGGGCGAGTGCCGCCTGCGCCATCGCCTCCGCGCGTGGCCGGCCGCCGTGCCAGACCACGCCCGGGGCCTGCTCGAGCCCCTCGCGCATGCGCTGCGGGAAGTCGGGCAGCACCTCGTCGCCGCGGTGGATCTTGTCCCCGACGGCGTGCAACTGCGCGGTGACACCGTGCTCGGCCAGGCGGGCCGGCAGGCGGGTCATCTCGAGGGTGTTCCACCGGCGGGCGAACTTGCCGATGTAGACCAGCTGCAGGTCCTCGGGCGTCGGGGGCTCCTCGGGCGCGGCGACCAACGCCTCGGGCACGATCGGCGGGAACAACGCGGTCTTGCCGCAGGTCGCCGGTACGCCGTGCTCGAGGAAGCTGCGCAGCTCCTCGGTTTGGCACAACACGATCCGTGAGGCGTCGGCGATCTCCGTGAGCGGGGCCACGGCCTCGTCGGTGAGCTCCACCACCGTCTGCGGGATGTCGGTCAGATACGTCCACAGCCGGCCGTGCAGACGCCCGTCGGCCACGACCTCGCGCACGAGCCCGAACCCCCGCAGCACGACCAGGTCGAAGCGCTCCTGCGCGTCCAGGGAGGCGGCGAGCGCGGCGAACTGGGCCGGGGTCAGCTGCCGTTGCCCGAGCCCGGGGACACTGCCCTGGTCGTGGGGCGCATGCAGCACGACGCGGTCGTGGTCGGCCAACGGTTGCAGCAACCGGTCGGTGGTCACGGCCGCCTTGAGGACCAGGGTCACCTCCACGCCGGCGTCGGCGAGCGCCAGGGCGGTGGACTGGGCCCACACGGCGGAGCCGTCGATCACGTTCATGTCGACGTCGCCGTAGAGCAGTGCGCGCAGCCGGCGGGTCACGGGCGTCCCTCGTCGGTCGGAGCGTCGGCCAGGTGGATCGGCGGGACGCCGAGCGTGCGCCGTCCCAGGGGCATCGCACGGTCGCTACCGCCAGCACGACGGCCGACCAGCGCCGAACGCAGCAGCGTGCCGGTGGGCGGGAGGTCCTCGGTCGGACCCAGCCGGCCGGCGAAGCCGACGACGTCGGGGCGCGGCCCGAGCTCGGCCGCCAGCAACAGCTCGTGCAGGTGGTCGGGGTGCAGGCGGGTCCCGGCGTCGAGCCGCACCGTCCACGGGGTGTCCACGGTGGACGGCAGCGCCCCGTCGGCGCGTGCGGTCGCGACGACCTGGATCCCGGCCGCCTCGAGCTCGGCGAGCGCCCGGTCGCGGTGACCGGGGCGCACCCCGCGGGCGACCAGCACCTGCGGGCGGTCACGCTGTGCCAGCACGCCGTCGATCAGGGCATCGGGGTCACCGGGGGCGCGGTCGTCGACGACCGCGTCGTGCCCACCGAACTCGGCCACCACCGTGACCGCACGCTGCGGGGCCGGGTCGAGCGCTCCGCCGACCGCGCTTCCGAGGCGGCGCAGCGCGGTGTAGGGCGAGGCCACGGCCGCCAGCCGACGCAGCTGCCGCCACCGTTGGGCGTCGTCCATCGGTTCGGCCGCGAGTGCTGCCTCGAGCGCCCCGGGGAGCTCGTCCGCGCCGGTCACCACCGTGACGAGCTCGCCGACCAGCTCCTGCAGGGCCGGATTGGGACCCGTGATCACCCGGGCACCGGCGAGCAGCGCGGCCAGGGTCGGGCCGAGCGCATCGGTGCCGTCGGGCGCGACGGTGAACGGCGAGGCGAGCACGACCGCGGCGTCGGCGTAGACGGCGGAGGCGTCGTGCGGATCGGCGAGGGCCAGCTCGGCGCCGGTCTCGACGGTGATGTCGGCCAGTCGGGGGTGGTCGAGGACGTCGACGACCACCCGGGTGCGGGCGCGCTGGGCGGCGACGCGTAGGGCGTCGCGCAGCAGGCCGACCGGAGCGCGTGGGCCACCGGTGTGCACGTGGACGACCCCCCCGCCGGCCGCAGCGGCGTGGTGGGCGGCGAGGTCGAGCGCGTGCAGGTCGGCGCCGGGTGTCCACGCCGGACCGAGGCGACCGTCGGCGGAGAACACGACGTCGCAGGTCGCGGCGACGGCGCGCAGCAGGGGCAGCGCCGCGGCCGGCGCGTCCCACCACCACACCGTCGGCACGCCCGCGGACGAGGCGGTGGTCAGCAGTCGGGCGAGGTCGCGGTCGCGCTCGACGGACACGCTGGTGCCCGCGCCCGCCCACGGCGAGCCGCGCAGCACCGCGCTGGCCTGGACGACCAGGGCGGCGGGCCGCAGACGCTCGAGCAGCAGGTCGGCGTCGTGGGGCAGCAGGGTGGTCACCGACGCGTGCCGGCCCAGCAGGGTGGCCAGACGCGGGGTGCCGACCAGCGCGAGGTTGGGGGCCACGTCGGCCGTGTGCGCGACGCTCAGGCCGTCGACGAGCCGACGTCGCTCGGCCGGCTGCGGGCCACGCGCGTCCGCCGACGTCGCGTCGGGCGGACCCGTGCCGTTCCCCGGCACGGTCACCGACGCCGAGGTCCCCCGGTCGCGGACGGCGCGTGCCACCTCGCGCGGCAGGCGCGTGACGGCCTTCGGGTTCTTCGACGTGCGCACCAGCGCGTGTCCGACGCGGTAGCTCGTGGACGCCTCCATCTGTGCCAGCCTGCGACGGGCCTGGCGTAGTTCGCGCTCGAGCGAGCGTTCGCGTCCCCGCCGCTCGGAGGCGTCGTCGCGCAGCCGTTCGAGCTGCCGCTCGAGCTGTGCCAGCCGGTCACGCAGGTGGCCGGCGTCGTCGACCTGTCCGTCCTCGTCGGCGTCGAGCCGGGCCAGCAGCAGCGGCACCAGTGCCCGCTCCAGCACCCGACGGTTGTCCTCACCGAGGTCGTCGCCGTCCTCGTCGCGGACCGCGACCAGGGCCCCGGGCGCGAGCTCGTAGAGCAGTTCGCCGAAGGCGAGGACCCGCCAGCCGGCCTCCGCCAGCGCGCTGCCCAGGCCCAGCACGGGCAGGGACTCCGGCGGACCGAGCAGCAGCACGAGGGCACGGGCACCGGGCCCGGCGTCGTCGAGGTCGCCGGCGACCTCGGCCGGGTCGCCGCCGACGCGCAGCCGGGTCACGAGCAGGCAGGACGCGTCCCGCGCCGCGGCGAGCGGGGAGGTCACCGGCACGTGCGCGACGTCGGCCGGCAGGCCCAGCACGCCACGCAGGTCGGGGTCGCCCGGGTGCAGGTCGAGGGCGTGGCCCACGCCCGTCAGGTGCGGGCGCAGCAGATCGACGGTGCGCAGCGGTCGTGCGGGCGAATGGCGCATGGTGCGGGCGGTTCCTCGCGGCGAAAACGACCGTCGCCACCAGCCGGCGGCGACGTCGCCGGACGATAGCAGCGGCCCTGTGCCCCGGACCGCGCCGCCGGTGGCGCACGGACAGGCCTGCGCGACCTGCGCCGCCACGGGAACCGGGCGGGAGCGCAGTAGCATGGCGAGCCGTCCCCGCCCGTCGCTGACTCGACACGAGTGTCCCCGTGGCCCAACGCACCTCGCCGCCGCGCGGCCTGATCCCGCTCGGCGGCAAGCCCCGTGCGCGTGACTACCTGCGTGCCCTGTGGGCGCGACGACAGTTCGCGGTCAACCTCGCGACCGGGCAGCTGCGCGGCGAGCACATGGACACCGTGCTCGGCAGCCTGTGGAAGCTGATCAACCCGATCCTGCTGATCGGCATCTACTACTTCATCTTCGGGGTGCTGCTCGACGCCGGCACGGCGAACGTCGACCCGGCCGAGGACGTCCGTCCGCCGAACTACATCGCGTTCCTGACCGTGGGCGTGATGATCTACGGCTACATGCAGCGCACGATCAGCGGGGGCGCGAGCTCCATCGTCAACAACGTCGGCCTGCTGCGCTCCCTGCAGTTCCCGCGCGCGATCCTGCCGCTGTCGGTGGCGATCAAGGAGGCGATCGGGTTCTGGCCCTCGCTGCTGGTCATCCTCGCCACGATGGTGCTGACCGGCGAGGGGCTGTACCTCGGGATGCTGGTGTTCCCCGTCGTGTTCGTGCTGATGACGCTGTTCGACATCGGCGGCGCCATGGTGACCGCGCGGTTGACCGACACCGTCCGCGACATGCGCAACCTGCTGCCGTTCGTGTTCCGGCTCGGCTTCTACCTCTCCGGTGTGCTCTACGACATCACGCGCTTCACCGACAACGCCCCGGACTGGCGCTGGTTGGAGCCGGTGTTCCTGCTCAACCCGTTCTACGTGTTCATCTCGTTGTCGCGGGAGTACCTGATGCACTCGCACGGGCACTTCGACCTGACCTGGCTGTGGGTCTCGGCGCTCGCGTGGACGAGCGTGGCGCTGGTCGGCGGCTTCTTCTTCTTCACGTCGGCCGAGAAGCGGTACGGCCGTGGCTGAGTCGACCGCGCCCGCCGCGCAGGACCGGCGGCCCGACGCGCCGCTCGCGGACGACGACGTCAACGTCTGGCTCGACGACGTCCACGTCACCTACCGCATCTACGAGGACCGCGCCCTGCGGCTGCTGGACCTCGCCCGCGGCAAGCGACGCCGCTTCCGCGAGATCCAGGCGGTCCGCGGTATCGACCTGGTCGCCCGCCGCGGCGAGACGATCGGGATCGTCGGGCGCAACGGCTCGGGCAAGTCCACCCTGCTGCAGGCGCTGTCGGGCCTGCTGCCGGTCGACGCGGGTGAGGTCTACGCCCGCAGCCAGCCGACCCTGCTCGGCGTCGGCACCGCCCTGCAGCCCAACCTGTCGGGACGCCGCAACGTCGAGCTCGGCTGTCTCGCGCTCGGGATGAACGGCCGGGAGGTCGACGACGCGATCCCACGGGTGCTCGCGTTCGCCGGCGTGCAGGACTTCGGTGACCTGCCCCTGCGGGCCTACTCGTCGGGCATGCGGGCCCGGCTGCTGTTCGCCATCGCCACCACCGTCATCCCCGACATCCTGGTCATCGACGAGGCGCTCGCCGTCGGGGACGAGGAGTTCCGCGACAAGTCGCGCAACCGGATCAAGGAACTGCGCGAGGGGGCGGGCACGGTGTTCCTGGTCAGCCACGCGCTCGACACCATCCTGGACACCTGCACCCGGGTGTTGTGGCTCCACGACGGGCAGCTGCGCGCCGACGGCGATCCCGGACAGGTCGTCGACCAGTACAAGGCCGACGTCGAGGATCGCCGCCGCCGGGCCGCCGGCGGGTGAGCAGGCGCAGGGGCGGTCGGCGGGCGACCGCCCGGCCGCCGGCGGCGACGACCCGCCGGAGCGGTCCTCCGCGCCGCTAGGTTCCCGGCCAACAGACGTCGTCGACCGCGACGGCGAGGTGACGGGAGCCGGAAGCGTGGTGGATCCGCAACAGACCGGCGCACGGCAGGCGTGGCTGGCGGCCAACGGTGGGGACGGTGCCGTCGTGCTCGACGACGCCGGCACCGCCGCGGGGCGTC
Coding sequences:
- a CDS encoding glycosyltransferase, encoding MTRRLRALLYGDVDMNVIDGSAVWAQSTALALADAGVEVTLVLKAAVTTDRLLQPLADHDRVVLHAPHDQGSVPGLGQRQLTPAQFAALAASLDAQERFDLVVLRGFGLVREVVADGRLHGRLWTYLTDIPQTVVELTDEAVAPLTEIADASRIVLCQTEELRSFLEHGVPATCGKTALFPPIVPEALVAAPEEPPTPEDLQLVYIGKFARRWNTLEMTRLPARLAEHGVTAQLHAVGDKIHRGDEVLPDFPQRMREGLEQAPGVVWHGGRPRAEAMAQAALAHVGLSWRDAELDASLELSTKVLEYGSLGLPVVLNRTPAHEALLGADYPLFAASEDDVVDALVEVTRDGERWKLAAERCRTAAAAYTLRRASEDLRAELDRVFPDAPELTRDGGRPLRVVVASHDLKFFTRILDDLRALPQVEVRLDTWASLNDHDEATSRELVAWADVVILEWCGRNAAWYSRHKRDGQRLILRLHRFELYTGYPAEVQHDAVDQVIAVSPHYAKLTRELTDFAPERVVTIPNWVDVHAFDRPKDPAARFHLGMIGVSPVTRKRLDLGIDVVERLRAVDPRFTLFVKSKLSWDYWWIWKNHDEQRELQASLDRLQSSSSLRDGVVFDGFGPDVAAWLRKIGFVLSTSDDESFHLSPAEGMASGAVPLVRDWPGADTIYADQWIQTDVEAMVERILDLVHGGDWDEAAHVARRQVADAFDLPAVVEQWRRILVEDLPTDAPGTRLMP
- a CDS encoding ABC transporter ATP-binding protein, with translation MAESTAPAAQDRRPDAPLADDDVNVWLDDVHVTYRIYEDRALRLLDLARGKRRRFREIQAVRGIDLVARRGETIGIVGRNGSGKSTLLQALSGLLPVDAGEVYARSQPTLLGVGTALQPNLSGRRNVELGCLALGMNGREVDDAIPRVLAFAGVQDFGDLPLRAYSSGMRARLLFAIATTVIPDILVIDEALAVGDEEFRDKSRNRIKELREGAGTVFLVSHALDTILDTCTRVLWLHDGQLRADGDPGQVVDQYKADVEDRRRRAAGG
- a CDS encoding FkbM family methyltransferase, whose product is MNVAVRIARGLLRRARRRWGAGPGRGGPATAATGRTTAPSAAAAVSGPPEAAQRPAPAPMLTQRRFTTRLPVPAGTAPLPPLVIEAPPRAFVARRLQEVGLAGYEPDTLAVWCAALQHRPAGLVYDIGANIGVFALTAGLLVRAGLAPAHELIAVEPTPELVEVGRRLVRRNRLEIEILQLAFGREDAAATFHLSDQSDASSSLNERFRPSTRKIDVRIRRLDDDVAARSATPTLLKIDTETTEPDVLEGAARTLADHRPWLVCEVLPGRGAEERLQPQLDELGYRTYRLDGNGPDAEAPVTGDTGYEYLNWLFAPEAPADDFWATADAWRRAWG
- a CDS encoding ABC transporter permease, producing MAQRTSPPRGLIPLGGKPRARDYLRALWARRQFAVNLATGQLRGEHMDTVLGSLWKLINPILLIGIYYFIFGVLLDAGTANVDPAEDVRPPNYIAFLTVGVMIYGYMQRTISGGASSIVNNVGLLRSLQFPRAILPLSVAIKEAIGFWPSLLVILATMVLTGEGLYLGMLVFPVVFVLMTLFDIGGAMVTARLTDTVRDMRNLLPFVFRLGFYLSGVLYDITRFTDNAPDWRWLEPVFLLNPFYVFISLSREYLMHSHGHFDLTWLWVSALAWTSVALVGGFFFFTSAEKRYGRG
- a CDS encoding S-layer homology domain-containing protein, translating into MTTATRLLGAVLAGAMTLTVLGATPPSAASAQTEPAPDAAPDGVPAAPDGAPPAPDGDSPAPGELELAPPVLAPPDEEAAEQAPDAATTQDATTAHGSLCLGFSGIDRDNPVAQVLRGEVVLTSRPAVQVVRNGRVDWDLDPYDDATWRLWFSSLRWTGALIRADDPAAVDRAVEIAHDWVRTHDVARLRGQDAEAVRHRANVLLCLRERVGGRDWLDRSLADHADFLLANYSGDWNHGLDDNLALYGVGCTLGRTDLRRAALQRNDNLARVALHPGGGSNEQAVGYDLYVNRRFRLLLDMAQRCGDPVDATTRRLVDAMPAFLAHATKPNGYLPNIGDGYAYDRPDDLVGTPMEYARTAGERGTPPGARAAIFEVGYAFGRSGWGQGTRSFADESWWSARFGPARDVHGHEDRTSILWHARNADLLVDSGHVGYETSAYRQFLRSPQAHNVLTVEGEPWRSSPTRLTRSELRAGADFFEFDDRSYPGAPRQRSVLVASDPEVVVVFDRASTRTDRTFVQRWHLAPDMTATPVGRSYADARTADGRTRLVVQQVPLPGQQLPPGSTQVVRGRTEPLQGWRSFRVRERTPAPTVELRRVGTSTQQLTVLAAGDPSADVSTDLRRLDDGWLLLRVRVGAESLDVRISPGGYLGRASAPRHRGTFVDDDDNVHEDAIERLVARGITAGCSTIGPRYCPDANVTRGQLASFLARALQLPPATGDHFTDDTGSAHEAAINQAYEAGIVRGVGGDRFRPDVPVSRAAAATMLVNGFDLPPASRDHFRDDDGTTHEDAINRLAEAGVTSGCTRDGGNYCPSRSLTRGQVATLLVAALELR